In Aegilops tauschii subsp. strangulata cultivar AL8/78 chromosome 3, Aet v6.0, whole genome shotgun sequence, one genomic interval encodes:
- the LOC120976544 gene encoding uncharacterized protein, producing MGLTRALELGLIMALVLVVKLYINPRNQSIGHNHLISEVTPTSHLKTHLPESQYSRRVSNLEKFLNSVQGDVVGFNLLRELELMGDDLETEEDSEDLHDDQVDSKIGLTHNASIIDDQYETEFPRLPQPKNSTKWRSVQAVKMRSWLAGDKRTIIEKAQQFKELQNLEVPTYHGAQIDPEHSQELDYSVPRVVQGKTVGLCSTNGEIPSETNDDHLWMSPQNMLAFDPWRKLKISEDDGGFLFPKKRDIGDKPVLTSPM from the exons ATGGGTCTAACAAGGGCTCTAGAACTGGGTTTGATCATGGCTTTGGTACTGGTTGTGAAACTATATATTAACCCTAGAAACCAGTCTATTGGCCATAACCACCTAATTAGTGAAGTGACTCCCACCTCCCACTTGAAGACTCACCTCCCAGAATCACAATACTCACGCAGGGTCAGTAACTTGGAAAAGTTTCTGAATTCTGTGCAAGGAGATGTTGTGGGTTTCAACTTGCTCAGAGAGTTGGAATTGATGGGTGATGATCTTGAAACTGAGGAGGATTCTGAGGACCTGCATGATGACCAGGTGGACTCTAAGATTGGATTAACTCACAATGCCTCCATTATAGATGATCAATATGAGACTGAATTTCCCAGGCTCCCTCAACCCAAAAATTCAACCAAATGGCGGTCTGTTCAAGCTGTCAAAATGAGGTCATGGTTGGCTGGTGATAAAAGAACCATAATTGAGAAAGCTCAGCAATTCAAGGAGCTTCAGAACCTGGAGGTACCTACATACCATG GTGCTCAGATTGATCCTGAACACAGTCAGGAACTGGACTATTCTGTCCCCAGAGTTGTGCAAGGAAAGACTGTTGGTCTTTGCAGCACAAATGGCGAAATTCCTTCAGAAACCAATGATGATCACTTGTGGATGAGCCCACAAAACATGCTGGCGTTTGACCCATGGAGGAAACTAAAGATCTCTGAAGACGATGGGGGCTTCTTGTTTCCCAAGAAGAGAGACATCGGTGACAAACCTGTTTTGACTAGCCCTATGTAG